In a single window of the Bos taurus isolate L1 Dominette 01449 registration number 42190680 breed Hereford chromosome 23, ARS-UCD2.0, whole genome shotgun sequence genome:
- the PRP14 gene encoding prolactin-related protein 14 precursor: MAPAPSFRGHQWTYNPIRGSCLLLLLVVSNLVLCQGKSCLSCSPDVFVSLQKSLTDVFVYALSLSHDIHNLSTIMFNEFDEKYAQGKLYHINATKSCHTNSFHTPEEGDKAQQTNNEDLIKWTLVLLYCWNNPLYYLVPEIQSMKNLSEAVVSSAEEIENMSEKLESLIETHFGKIIFPVLKTIHEARIPWSRYSSMKFSNEDRRISEYYNLFYCLRRDSHKVDMYINILECRTRKTC; encoded by the exons ggtcctgcctgctgctgctgctggtcgtGTCTAATCTGGTCCTGTGCCAAGGCAAATCATGCCTGTCCTGCAGTCCTGACGTGTTTGTCTCCTTACAGAAATCCCTTACAGACGTGTTTGTCTATGCCCTCAGCCTCTCCCACGACATCCATAACCTTTCCACAATAATGTTCAATGAGTTT GATGAAAAATATGCCCAGGGCAAACTGTACCATATCAATGCCACCAAGAGCTGCCACACCAATTCCTTCCATACTCCCGAAGAAGGAGATAAAGCCCAGCAGACGAAC AATGAAGACCTTATTAAGTGGACACTCGTGTTACTGTACTGCTGGAATAATCCTCTGTATTATCTAGTCCCGGAGATTCAGAGTATGAAAAATCTGTCAGAGGCTGTCGTATCAAGTGCCGAAGAGATTGAGAACATGTCAGAGAAACTTGAATCATTAATAGAGACTCATTTCGGGAAG attatttttccagTCTTGAAGACGATACACGAGGCTCGCATTCCCTGGTCAAGATACTCATCCATGAAGTTCAGCAATGAAGATAGGCGTATTTCTGAATATTATAACCTGTTCTACTGCCTACGCAGGGATTCACATAAAGTTGACATGTACATCAACATCCTGGAGTGCCGAACCCGCAAAACATGCTAA